The following are encoded together in the Osmia lignaria lignaria isolate PbOS001 chromosome 6, iyOsmLign1, whole genome shotgun sequence genome:
- the LTV1 gene encoding LTV1 ribosome biogenesis factor isoform X2, translated as MPKGKTKKFIDKKNSVTFHLVHRSQRDPLIADETAPQRVLVPVGNAQAAKVEKKKLDEDKRRKEQQKYGIYFDDDYDYLQHLKDVNSLTAEWERVDNTTSSKTNDNKDAPKINLPSSVFASNVEEKVGLLNRAAPVSGLQLDLDPDVVAAMDDDFNYEDPENQLEDNFIELANVSSSDGEFPQDQDDGQASDFSSEGHMELSDEEQDEVHSLNGPQYTFKEEETKSRFTEYSMSSSVMRRNEQLTLLDDKFEKLYAAYDDTEIGALDCDEIEGYIAPDSELVFQCAAEFEQQQTEDADNVAKLMKDKMKILEKEYSSSEDENSLEELVVDAREREKWDCESIISTYSNIYNHPKLISEPKPQKIKVDPKTGIPRNVLDCSEKLTAKSLAQFDQQNENNKPKGPQSIAETMRSTLSTLSIRPKNETPEERKQRKRALKEYRKERREERKANTEAFKEEKKRQEKILLNNKQNVQGNRIL; from the exons ATG ccgaaaggaaaaacgaagaaatttaTCGATAAGAAAAATTCAGTCACATTTCATTTAGTTCATCGATCACAAAGAGATCCGTTAATTGCTGATGAAACAGCGCCGCAACGTGTTCTTGTACCTGTTGGAAATGCACAAGCTGCTAAAgtcgagaaaaagaaattggatGAAGATAAACGCAGAAAAGAACAGCAAAAATATGGCATATATTTTGATGATGATTATGATTATTTACAACATCTTAAAGATGTCAATTCTTTAACAGCTGAATGGGAACGTGTAGATAATACAACCTCTTCAAAGACAAATGATAATAAAGATGCTCCAAAAATTAATCTACCATCTTCTGTATTTGCATCAAATGTAGAAGAAAAAGTTGGACTGCTTAACAGAGCAGCTCCAGTTTCTGGATTACAATTAGACTTAGATCCAGATGTAGTTGCAGCTATGGATGATGATTTTAATTATGAAGATCCAGAAAATCAATTAGAAGACAATTTTATAGAATTGGCTAATGTTAGCAGCAGCGATGGTGAATTTCCACAAGATCAAGATGATG GTCAAGCATCTGACTTTTCATCAGAAGGACATATGGAATTATCTGATGAGGAACAAGATGAAGTACATAGTTTAAATGGCCCTCAGTATActtttaaagaagaagaaacaaaatcACGTTTTACAGAATATTCAATGAGTAGCAGTGTAATGAGAAGAAATGAACAGTTAACACTTCTAGATGATAAGTTTGAAAAA TTGTATGCAGCATATGATGATACTGAAATTGGTGCTTTAGATTGTGATGAAATTGAAGGATATATAGCACCAGATTCAGAATTAGTTTTTCAGTGTGCAGCAGAATTTGAACAACAGCAAACTGAGGAT gCTGATAATGTTGCAAAACTTATGAAagacaaaatgaaaattttggaaaaagaaTACTCTAGTTCTGAGGATGAAAACAGCCTAGAAGAACTTGTTGTTGAtgcaagagaaagagagaagtggGACTGTGAGAGTATTATTAGTACATACAGCAATATTTATAACCATCCAAAGTTAATTTCTGAACCAAAA CCACAAAAGATTAAAGTCGATCCAAAAACCGGTATTCCAAGAAACGTGTTAGATTGTTCTGAAAAATTAACTGCTAAAAGCTTAGCTCAGTTTGAtcaacaaaatgaaaataataaaccaaAGGGACCTCAATCCATTGCAGAAACTATGAGATCAACTTTAAGTACATTAAGTATAAGACCAAAAAATGAAACTCCTGAAGaaagaaagcaaagaaaaaGAGCACTGAAAGAATATAGAAAA GAAAgacgagaagaaagaaaagcaaaTACTGAAGCAtttaaagaggaaaagaaacgtcaagaaaaaattttattaaataataaacaaaacgTACAAGGAAATCGAATACTTTAA
- the Arl6 gene encoding ADP ribosylation factor-like 6 isoform X1, which yields MGLFDRLANLLGLKKKEVNVLVVGLNNSGKSTVINNFKREDDRCIDIVPTVGYNVEKFSFKNVNFTAFDMSGHDRHRSLWEHYYKDCHGIIFIIDSSDKLRLVVVKEELDMLLQHPDVAGRKIPILFLANKMDLPDSLTTVKLVAGLGLDRIQNKPWHIRATNAITGEGLQLGIEWLTDQIRDIFINKR from the exons ATGGGACTCTTTGATCGATTAGCAAATCTTTTAggtcttaaaaaaaaagaagtaaatgtTTTAGTAGTGGGCCTTAACAATAGCGGTAAGTCAACggtcataaataatttcaaacgcGAGGATGACCGTTGCATAGACATAGTACCCACTGTTGGGTAtaatgttgaaaaattttcat TCAAAAATGTTAATTTCACGGCATTCGATATGTCAGGGCATGATCGTCATAGATCGCTATGGGAACATTATTATAAGGATTGTCatggtattatttttataatcgaTAGCAGTGACAAATTGCGATTAGTTGTTGTTAAAGAAGAATTAGATATGCTTCTTCAACATCCAGATGTAGCAG GCCGCAAAATACCGATTCTTTTTTTGGCAAATAAAATGGATCTGCCTGACTCTTTGACTACTGTTAAACTTGTTGCTGGACTCGGTCTTGATCGCATACAGAATAAACCTTGGCATATACGAGCAACAAATGCGATCACTGGAGAGGGACTGCAATTAGGCATTGAATGGCTTACAGATCAAATTCGCGACATATTcattaataaaagataa
- the LTV1 gene encoding LTV1 ribosome biogenesis factor isoform X1: protein MPKGKTKKFIDKKNSVTFHLVHRSQRDPLIADETAPQRVLVPVGNAQAAKVEKKKLDEDKRRKEQQKYGIYFDDDYDYLQHLKDVNSLTAEWERVDNTTSSKTNDNKDAPKINLPSSVFASNVEEKVGLLNRAAPVSGLQLDLDPDVVAAMDDDFNYEDPENQLEDNFIELANVSSSDGEFPQDQDDGQASDFSSEGHMELSDEEQDEVHSLNGPQYTFKEEETKSRFTEYSMSSSVMRRNEQLTLLDDKFEKLYAAYDDTEIGALDCDEIEGYIAPDSELVFQCAAEFEQQQTEDADNVAKLMKDKMKILEKEYSSSEDENSLEELVVDAREREKWDCESIISTYSNIYNHPKLISEPKQPQKIKVDPKTGIPRNVLDCSEKLTAKSLAQFDQQNENNKPKGPQSIAETMRSTLSTLSIRPKNETPEERKQRKRALKEYRKERREERKANTEAFKEEKKRQEKILLNNKQNVQGNRIL from the exons ATG ccgaaaggaaaaacgaagaaatttaTCGATAAGAAAAATTCAGTCACATTTCATTTAGTTCATCGATCACAAAGAGATCCGTTAATTGCTGATGAAACAGCGCCGCAACGTGTTCTTGTACCTGTTGGAAATGCACAAGCTGCTAAAgtcgagaaaaagaaattggatGAAGATAAACGCAGAAAAGAACAGCAAAAATATGGCATATATTTTGATGATGATTATGATTATTTACAACATCTTAAAGATGTCAATTCTTTAACAGCTGAATGGGAACGTGTAGATAATACAACCTCTTCAAAGACAAATGATAATAAAGATGCTCCAAAAATTAATCTACCATCTTCTGTATTTGCATCAAATGTAGAAGAAAAAGTTGGACTGCTTAACAGAGCAGCTCCAGTTTCTGGATTACAATTAGACTTAGATCCAGATGTAGTTGCAGCTATGGATGATGATTTTAATTATGAAGATCCAGAAAATCAATTAGAAGACAATTTTATAGAATTGGCTAATGTTAGCAGCAGCGATGGTGAATTTCCACAAGATCAAGATGATG GTCAAGCATCTGACTTTTCATCAGAAGGACATATGGAATTATCTGATGAGGAACAAGATGAAGTACATAGTTTAAATGGCCCTCAGTATActtttaaagaagaagaaacaaaatcACGTTTTACAGAATATTCAATGAGTAGCAGTGTAATGAGAAGAAATGAACAGTTAACACTTCTAGATGATAAGTTTGAAAAA TTGTATGCAGCATATGATGATACTGAAATTGGTGCTTTAGATTGTGATGAAATTGAAGGATATATAGCACCAGATTCAGAATTAGTTTTTCAGTGTGCAGCAGAATTTGAACAACAGCAAACTGAGGAT gCTGATAATGTTGCAAAACTTATGAAagacaaaatgaaaattttggaaaaagaaTACTCTAGTTCTGAGGATGAAAACAGCCTAGAAGAACTTGTTGTTGAtgcaagagaaagagagaagtggGACTGTGAGAGTATTATTAGTACATACAGCAATATTTATAACCATCCAAAGTTAATTTCTGAACCAAAA CAGCCACAAAAGATTAAAGTCGATCCAAAAACCGGTATTCCAAGAAACGTGTTAGATTGTTCTGAAAAATTAACTGCTAAAAGCTTAGCTCAGTTTGAtcaacaaaatgaaaataataaaccaaAGGGACCTCAATCCATTGCAGAAACTATGAGATCAACTTTAAGTACATTAAGTATAAGACCAAAAAATGAAACTCCTGAAGaaagaaagcaaagaaaaaGAGCACTGAAAGAATATAGAAAA GAAAgacgagaagaaagaaaagcaaaTACTGAAGCAtttaaagaggaaaagaaacgtcaagaaaaaattttattaaataataaacaaaacgTACAAGGAAATCGAATACTTTAA
- the Vha13 gene encoding V-type proton ATPase subunit Vha13: MASQTQGIQQLLAAEKRAAEKVSEARKRKARRLKQAKEEAQDEIEKYRQEREKQFREFEAKHMGSKEDVAARIEADTKIKIEEMNKAVAMHKNAIMLKILELAYEIKPQLHKNYRFDH; this comes from the exons ATGGCCAGTCAAACGCAAGGTATTCAGCAACTTTTGGCAGCTGAAAAAAGAGCTGCAGAGAAAGTTTCAGAAGCTAGAAAAC GTAAAGCACGTCGATTGAAGCAAGCAAAAGAAGAAGCTCAAGATGAGATTGAAAAGTACAGGCAAGAACGGGAAAAGCAATTCCGTGAATTTGAAGCTAAG CATATGGGATCAAAAGAGGATGTAGCAGCACGTATAGAAGctgatacaaaaataaaaattgaagaaatgaaTAAAGCTGTGGCAATGCACAAAAATGCT ATTATGCTTAAAATTTTGGAGTTGGCATATGAGATTAAACCACAATTACACAAGAATTACCGTTTTGATCATTAA
- the Arl6 gene encoding ADP ribosylation factor-like 6 isoform X2, with product MGLFDRLANLLGLKKKEVNVLVVGLNNSVKNVNFTAFDMSGHDRHRSLWEHYYKDCHGIIFIIDSSDKLRLVVVKEELDMLLQHPDVAGRKIPILFLANKMDLPDSLTTVKLVAGLGLDRIQNKPWHIRATNAITGEGLQLGIEWLTDQIRDIFINKR from the exons ATGGGACTCTTTGATCGATTAGCAAATCTTTTAggtcttaaaaaaaaagaagtaaatgtTTTAGTAGTGGGCCTTAACAATAGCG TCAAAAATGTTAATTTCACGGCATTCGATATGTCAGGGCATGATCGTCATAGATCGCTATGGGAACATTATTATAAGGATTGTCatggtattatttttataatcgaTAGCAGTGACAAATTGCGATTAGTTGTTGTTAAAGAAGAATTAGATATGCTTCTTCAACATCCAGATGTAGCAG GCCGCAAAATACCGATTCTTTTTTTGGCAAATAAAATGGATCTGCCTGACTCTTTGACTACTGTTAAACTTGTTGCTGGACTCGGTCTTGATCGCATACAGAATAAACCTTGGCATATACGAGCAACAAATGCGATCACTGGAGAGGGACTGCAATTAGGCATTGAATGGCTTACAGATCAAATTCGCGACATATTcattaataaaagataa
- the LOC117607641 gene encoding uncharacterized protein LOC117607641 isoform X2, with protein MRITERKDSIKCILARYHLKASECNFIKYDINMEMHTIINDIINNENDCETNKESANELKSKLRKQIENLKFLIYQTECNLGISKFSNTECCIVESEVSNPVSPKKILNIDAQLESALYKYSSFYCVKYTKQECVFNFSSLNKCDKKNTFAVQILMNKEKITLGKWLMPMPIDLIDLMLELSIKELKDLPYFFKTCKHYNDCYFMRHEQFVALMDIVSDTKNCNLQANLQYTQINLELMRVYDKINDKYIDIIIYLLYNFNEIRPYKIKVDSMSKETLDPKTIKHLKVTLACFKQFHLYKAFKKILNKGAFIWSKEEDEDSPLEMNNSDCSDNDGLLGEYLLSEQKSLELSKRRRKYLQRY; from the exons ATGAGAATCACTGAACGTAAAGATagtattaagtgtatattggcGCGATATCATTTAAAAGCGTCTGaatgcaattttataaaatacgataTAAACATGGAAATGCATACAATTATtaacgatattattaataatgaaaatgattgtGAAACAAATAAAG AATCTGCAAACGAGTTAAAAAGCAAGCTGAGaaaacaaatagaaaatttaaaatttttaatctatCAAACTGAATGTAATTTAGGtatatcaaaattttcaaacactGAATGTTGTATTGTTGAATCAGAGGTATCTAATCCTGTAAGTCCtaagaaaattctaaatatcGATGCACAGTTAGAATCTGCATTGTATAAGTATTCTAGTTTTTATTGTGTTAAGTATACAAAACAagaatgtgtatttaatttttcatccttAAATAAATGTGACAAAAAAAATACTTTCGCTgtacaaattttaatgaataaagaaaaaattacattaGGAAAATGGTTAATGCCAATGCCAATTGACTTGATTGATTTGATGTTAGAACTGTCCATCAAAGAGTTAAAAGACTTGccttatttttttaaaacttgCAAACATTATAATGATTGTTATTTTATGCGACATGAACAATTTGTTGCACTGATG GATATTGTTTCtgatacaaaaaattgcaaCTTGCAAGCAAATTTACAGTATACACAAATTAATTTAGAACTAATGAGAGTATatgataaaattaatgataaatatatagATATAATCATATATcttctatataattttaatgaaataagacCATATAAAATTAAAGTAGATTCAATGTCGAAGGAAACATTAGATCCAAAGacaataaaacatttaaaagtAACTTTAGCATGTTTTAAAcagtttcatttatacaaagcatttaagaaaatattgaataaaggaGCATTTATATGGTcaaaagaagaagatgaagatagTCCACTAGAAATGAAT AATTCAGACTGTTCGGATAATGATGGATTATTGGGGGAGTATTTATTATCAGAACAAAAATCTTTAGAACTttcaaaaaggagaagaaaa TACCTCCAAAGATACTAG
- the LOC117607641 gene encoding uncharacterized protein LOC117607641 isoform X1 encodes MRITERKDSIKCILARYHLKASECNFIKYDINMEMHTIINDIINNENDCETNKESANELKSKLRKQIENLKFLIYQTECNLGISKFSNTECCIVESEVSNPVSPKKILNIDAQLESALYKYSSFYCVKYTKQECVFNFSSLNKCDKKNTFAVQILMNKEKITLGKWLMPMPIDLIDLMLELSIKELKDLPYFFKTCKHYNDCYFMRHEQFVALMDIVSDTKNCNLQANLQYTQINLELMRVYDKINDKYIDIIIYLLYNFNEIRPYKIKVDSMSKETLDPKTIKHLKVTLACFKQFHLYKAFKKILNKGAFIWSKEEDEDSPLEMNNSDCSDNDGLLGEYLLSEQKSLELSKRRRKVRKKQNTIKRQKIDDVLNLPSTSKDTRHSRSFQDKNKEKEQEFENRKQHSESENDSDITESTPLVNKSNQKKPRQRKLEFHKNKSNLHVKNDDVSSKITSFKKKTVYKKQNQPFTSTPKHEKKQDSKLIISSNTDISDITINAK; translated from the exons ATGAGAATCACTGAACGTAAAGATagtattaagtgtatattggcGCGATATCATTTAAAAGCGTCTGaatgcaattttataaaatacgataTAAACATGGAAATGCATACAATTATtaacgatattattaataatgaaaatgattgtGAAACAAATAAAG AATCTGCAAACGAGTTAAAAAGCAAGCTGAGaaaacaaatagaaaatttaaaatttttaatctatCAAACTGAATGTAATTTAGGtatatcaaaattttcaaacactGAATGTTGTATTGTTGAATCAGAGGTATCTAATCCTGTAAGTCCtaagaaaattctaaatatcGATGCACAGTTAGAATCTGCATTGTATAAGTATTCTAGTTTTTATTGTGTTAAGTATACAAAACAagaatgtgtatttaatttttcatccttAAATAAATGTGACAAAAAAAATACTTTCGCTgtacaaattttaatgaataaagaaaaaattacattaGGAAAATGGTTAATGCCAATGCCAATTGACTTGATTGATTTGATGTTAGAACTGTCCATCAAAGAGTTAAAAGACTTGccttatttttttaaaacttgCAAACATTATAATGATTGTTATTTTATGCGACATGAACAATTTGTTGCACTGATG GATATTGTTTCtgatacaaaaaattgcaaCTTGCAAGCAAATTTACAGTATACACAAATTAATTTAGAACTAATGAGAGTATatgataaaattaatgataaatatatagATATAATCATATATcttctatataattttaatgaaataagacCATATAAAATTAAAGTAGATTCAATGTCGAAGGAAACATTAGATCCAAAGacaataaaacatttaaaagtAACTTTAGCATGTTTTAAAcagtttcatttatacaaagcatttaagaaaatattgaataaaggaGCATTTATATGGTcaaaagaagaagatgaagatagTCCACTAGAAATGAAT AATTCAGACTGTTCGGATAATGATGGATTATTGGGGGAGTATTTATTATCAGAACAAAAATCTTTAGAACTttcaaaaaggagaagaaaagtaagaaagaaacaaaatacaATTAAAAGACAAAAGATTGATGATGTTTTAAATTTACCTAGTACCTCCAAAGATACTAGACATTCCAGATCATTTCAagataaaaacaaagaaaaagaacaagaattTGAGAATAGAAAGCAACATTCAGAAAGTGAAAATGACAGTGATATTACAGAATCAACACCACTTGTTAATAAATCAAATCAAAAGAAACCAAGGCAGAGAAAACTGGAATTTCATAAGAATAAATCAAACTTGCATGTAAAGAATGATGATGTATCTTCTAAGATaacatcatttaaaaaaaaaacagtttacaAGAAACAAAATCAACCATTTACTAGTACTCCAAAACATGAAAAGAAGCAAGATTCTAAATTGATTATATCAAGTAACACTGACATTAGTGACATTACAATAAATGCAAAATAA